Proteins encoded in a region of the Raphanus sativus cultivar WK10039 chromosome 8, ASM80110v3, whole genome shotgun sequence genome:
- the LOC108821365 gene encoding CLAVATA3/ESR (CLE)-related protein 11: protein MKKHPKPCSFLFHISLLSVVFVFLLVSFAFTTSYKRKSGIGISHKRILASNFDFTPFIKIRDRTQRQRRSQSLAGEETGSWYNDEERLVPSGPNPLHH from the coding sequence ATGAAGAAACACCCTAAGCCGTGTAGTTTCCTCTTCCACATCTCCCTACTCTCTGTGGTGTTTgtctttcttcttgtttcttttgcATTTACAACCTCGTACAAGCGTAAATCAGGCATTGGTATCAGTCATAAGAGAATTCTAGCAAGTAATTTTGACTTTACACCGTTTATCAAGATCAGAGATCGAACTCAACGTCAACGTAGAAGTCAAAGCCTGGCCGGAGAAGAAACCGGTTCTTGGTATAACGATGAGGAACGGCTAGTACCTAGCGGTCCAAACCCTTTGCATCACTAG